The following are encoded in a window of Candidatus Hydrogenedens sp. genomic DNA:
- a CDS encoding arylsulfatase, with product MRKYTRRSFLGNTLTAGVAFNLFLNRNSMTQEQVEKPNFIIILADDLGYGDVGCYGQENILTPNIDRLAREGMIFTDGYAGSTVCAPSRCCLMTGLHTGHARIRGNGTVSLAPEDVTMAEVLKSQGYVTGLVGKWGLGEAETSGIPTLQGFDEFYGYLNQVHAHNYYPDFLWRGTKKEKIEGNIISEVPGVCSTCTQYSHDLLTKEAIDFIQRNKSKNFFLYLSLTIPHANNELGNAKGNGMEVPNDEPYSDRPWPQIQKNHAAMITRLDDTVGRVLDLLNELGLDEKTVILFSSDNGPHKEGGADPEFFKSSGPFKGYKRALYEGGIRVSFIVRWKGKVASGAKCDVPCAFWDVLPTFAELSGAKVPQGIDGVSMVPLIFGNETSSFKNRPLYWEFYEQGFKQALRIENWKLVNIYGNAPELYDLSNDKGENNNLASSYPDKCNELLSLLKGLRIPSQDWKSPMD from the coding sequence ATGAGAAAATACACTCGCAGAAGTTTTTTAGGTAATACTTTAACTGCTGGGGTTGCTTTTAATCTTTTTTTAAATAGGAACAGTATGACACAGGAACAAGTGGAAAAACCTAATTTTATTATTATACTTGCAGACGACTTGGGTTATGGGGATGTCGGATGTTATGGACAAGAAAATATACTTACACCGAATATAGACCGTTTGGCAAGGGAAGGGATGATTTTCACAGATGGATATGCGGGAAGTACTGTATGCGCACCATCCCGATGTTGTTTAATGACCGGGCTTCACACGGGACATGCAAGAATAAGAGGAAATGGAACCGTTTCTCTTGCTCCTGAAGATGTGACAATGGCAGAGGTTTTAAAATCTCAGGGTTATGTCACTGGTTTAGTGGGAAAGTGGGGATTAGGTGAAGCAGAAACCTCTGGAATTCCGACATTACAGGGTTTCGATGAATTTTATGGTTATTTAAATCAAGTACACGCACATAATTATTATCCCGATTTCTTATGGAGAGGAACTAAGAAAGAAAAAATCGAAGGGAATATAATATCGGAGGTTCCGGGAGTTTGTAGCACCTGTACACAGTATAGTCACGATTTACTTACAAAGGAGGCTATTGATTTTATTCAAAGGAACAAAAGTAAAAACTTTTTTCTTTATTTATCATTAACTATTCCACATGCAAATAATGAATTGGGGAATGCTAAAGGAAATGGTATGGAGGTCCCGAATGATGAACCTTATTCAGATAGACCGTGGCCACAAATTCAGAAAAATCATGCCGCTATGATTACACGGTTAGATGATACCGTCGGTAGGGTTTTAGATTTATTAAATGAATTGGGATTGGATGAAAAAACAGTAATATTGTTTTCAAGTGATAATGGTCCTCATAAAGAAGGAGGGGCAGACCCTGAATTCTTTAAGAGTTCGGGACCTTTTAAGGGATATAAAAGGGCTCTTTATGAAGGTGGAATTCGTGTGTCTTTTATTGTAAGGTGGAAAGGTAAGGTTGCATCGGGAGCTAAATGCGATGTGCCATGTGCCTTTTGGGATGTTTTACCTACTTTTGCGGAATTATCAGGTGCAAAAGTACCTCAAGGAATAGATGGGGTTTCTATGGTTCCTTTGATTTTTGGTAATGAAACTTCTTCATTTAAAAACAGACCTTTGTATTGGGAATTTTATGAACAAGGATTTAAACAGGCTTTAAGAATTGAAAATTGGAAATTGGTAAATATTTATGGAAACGCTCCTGAATTATATGATTTGAGTAATGATAAAGGAGAAAATAACAACCTGGCTTCATCTTATCCTGATAAATGTAATGAATTATTGAGTTTATTAAAAGGACTACGCATTCCTTCACAGGATTGGAAATCGCCTATGGATTAG
- the nadD gene encoding nicotinate (nicotinamide) nucleotide adenylyltransferase gives MVKSVVSAMEIGLYGGTFDPVHNVHIELAYSALKHANLSTIIFVPAGIPPHKKGQVFASAEDRFNMLSLATKNEPKFTVSRFEIDSKNPSFTINTVEHISNIYPNARICLIAGLDTLVDIPNWYHADKLIEKVHSFLVANRPNSSMKKISPKILSKTIWLPFEPKNIASHQIRLLIQQGKDIKDFVPPAVERYIYEHGIYKNKKRN, from the coding sequence ATGGTCAAATCCGTGGTTAGTGCTATGGAAATAGGTCTATACGGTGGTACTTTCGACCCCGTTCACAATGTTCACATTGAATTAGCGTATTCTGCATTAAAACATGCTAATTTATCTACTATTATTTTTGTCCCTGCAGGAATACCTCCTCACAAAAAAGGACAGGTCTTTGCTTCTGCTGAAGACCGATTTAACATGCTTTCCCTTGCTACCAAAAATGAACCCAAGTTTACTGTTTCCAGATTTGAAATAGATAGTAAAAATCCATCATTTACTATAAATACTGTGGAACATATTTCAAACATTTATCCGAATGCAAGAATATGTTTAATTGCAGGACTGGATACTCTGGTAGATATTCCCAATTGGTATCATGCGGATAAACTTATTGAAAAAGTACATTCTTTTCTTGTTGCTAATCGCCCAAATTCTTCTATGAAAAAAATATCTCCAAAAATATTATCAAAAACGATTTGGTTACCATTTGAACCTAAAAATATAGCGTCTCACCAAATACGATTATTAATCCAACAAGGTAAAGATATTAAAGATTTTGTTCCTCCCGCAGTTGAAAGATATATTTATGAACACGGAATTTACAAAAATAAGAAACGAAATTGA
- a CDS encoding class I SAM-dependent methyltransferase, protein MQNDTFHILAPYYDRIMTRVRYDRWESRLLDLQKIIQDKEENIINHLDVACGTGTLIQKLTKHGWNSIGVDISPSMLYTAKQLNHDICVLTGNMCSLPFKNSFHIITCLFDSINFLLDEEDIYRSVYSMSLSLKENGIIYFDCVTEQMVKQYYNNSQWKENYKDFRTVWESAYNPSTKTATLSILIQGKGWSVVRQKIYPLQIYLDAIKEAGLTLLACVDAHTWDHIDSRTVRIDFICSKSPSDFLMHNFKKIQQKIKIESELSLRND, encoded by the coding sequence ATGCAGAATGATACCTTCCATATATTAGCACCATATTACGACCGTATTATGACCCGTGTCCGTTACGACCGATGGGAAAGCCGACTTCTGGATTTACAAAAAATAATACAGGACAAAGAAGAAAACATAATAAATCATCTTGATGTGGCATGCGGAACAGGAACACTGATACAAAAATTAACAAAACATGGCTGGAATTCCATAGGAGTGGATATCTCCCCTTCTATGCTTTACACAGCAAAACAATTAAATCATGATATCTGTGTTTTAACAGGCAATATGTGTTCCCTACCTTTTAAAAATTCATTTCATATAATAACATGTCTTTTTGATTCTATAAACTTTCTTTTAGATGAAGAAGATATATATCGTTCGGTTTACTCTATGTCACTATCGCTAAAAGAAAATGGGATTATCTATTTTGACTGTGTTACGGAACAAATGGTGAAACAATACTATAACAATAGCCAATGGAAAGAAAATTACAAAGACTTCAGAACAGTCTGGGAATCAGCGTACAATCCTTCAACCAAAACAGCCACATTAAGTATATTGATACAGGGAAAAGGCTGGTCTGTGGTAAGACAAAAAATATACCCTCTGCAAATATATCTGGATGCAATTAAAGAAGCCGGGCTTACTTTATTAGCCTGCGTAGATGCTCATACATGGGACCACATCGATTCCAGAACGGTTCGTATAGATTTTATTTGTTCAAAATCCCCTTCCGATTTCTTAATGCATAATTTCAAAAAGATACAACAGAAAATAAAAATAGAAAGTGAATTGTCGTTACGAAATGACTAA